In Taeniopygia guttata chromosome 24, bTaeGut7.mat, whole genome shotgun sequence, a single genomic region encodes these proteins:
- the DSCAML1 gene encoding cell adhesion molecule DSCAML1 isoform X1: MWLVTFLLLYSLPKARAEDVGTSLYFVNDSLQQVTFSSTVGVVIPCPAAGSPSAVLRWYLATGDDIYDVPHIRHVHANGTLQLYPFSPSAFNSFIHDNDYFCTAENSAGKIRSPNIRVKAVFREPYTVRVEDQRSMRGNVAVFKCLIPSSVQEYVSVVSWEKDTVSIIPENRFFITSYGGLYISDVQKEDALSTYRCITKHKYSGETRQSNGARLSVSDPAESIPTMLDSFQSREVKAGRLVELPCIASGYPNPAVRWIKDGRPLPADSRWTKRITGLTISDLRVEDSGTYICEVTNTFGSAEVTGTLTVIDPLRVTLTPKKLKTGIGSTVILSCALSGSPEYVIRWYRNTDLVAVDDYISIRGISNETLLITAAQKSHSGAYQCFATRKSQTAQDFSIIMLEDGTPRIVSSFSEKVVNPGEQFSLMCAAKGAPPPTVTWALDDEPIPRDSGHRSNQYTMSDGTTVSHMNVTGPQIKDGGVYRCTARNSVGSAEYQARINVRGPPSIRAMKNITAVAGRDTFINCRVIGYPYYSIKWYKDSLLLPDNHRQVVFENGTLKLMDVQKGMDEGEYLCSVLIQPQLSISQSVHVTVKVPPLIQPFEFPPASIGQLLYIPCVVSSGDMPIHITWRKDGHVILSGSGVTIESKEFMSSLQISSVSLKHNGNYTCIASNDAATVSRERQLIVRVPPRFVVQPNNQDGIYGKAGVLNCSVDGYPPPKVMWKHAKGSGNPQQYHPIPLTGRIQILPNSSLLIRHVLEEDIGYYLCQASNGVGTDISKSMFLTVKIPAMITSHPNTTIAIKGQTKELNCTARGERPIIIRWEKGDTVIDPDRNMRYAITTKDNGDEVISTLKLKPADRGDSVFFSCHAINSYGEDRGLIQLTVQEPPDPPELEIREVKARSMNLRWTQRFDGNSIITGFDIEYKNKSDSWDFKQSTRNISPTINQANIVDLHPASVYSIRMYSFNKIGRSEPSKELTISTEEAAPDGPPMDVTLQPITSQSIQVTWKAPKKELQNGVIRGYQIGYRENSPGSNGQYSIVEMKATGDSEVYTLDNLKKFAQYGVVVQAFNRAGTGPSSSEINATTLEDVPSQPPENVRAISITSDVAVISWSEPPRSTLNGVLKGYRVIFWSLYMDGEWGEMQNITTTRERVELRGMEKFTNYSVQVLAYTQAGDGVRSSVLYIQTKEDIPGPPAGIKAVPSSASSVVVSWLPPAKPNGIIRKYTIFCSSPGSGQPAPSEYETSPDQLFYRIAHLNRGQQYLLWVAAVTSAGRGNISEKVTIEPAGKAPAKIISFGGTVTTPWMKDVRLPCNSVGEPVPAIKWTKDSEDSAIPVTVDGHRLIQANGTLVLRSVKAEDSGYYTCTATNTWGFDTIIINLLVQVPPDQPRLTVSKTSASSITLAWIPGDNGGSSIRGFVLQYSVDNSEEWKDVFISSSERSFKLESLKCGTWYKVKLAAKNSVGAGRISEIIEAKTHGRGEPGLWRPCPTRGSPPHPPDGSSPAEPSFSKDQHLFTHINSTHARLNLQGWSSGGCPITAIVLEYRPKGNWVWQSLRTNSSSEVFLTELREATWYELRMKACNSAGCGNETTQFATLDYDGSTIPPIKSAQGEGDDVKKLFTIACPVILATLGVALLFIIRKKRKEKRLKRLRDAKSLAEMLISKNNRSFDTPVKGPPQGPRLHIDIPRVQLLIEDKEGIKQLGDDKATIPVTDTEFSQAVNPQSFCTGVSLHHPALIQNTGPLIDMSDIRPGTNPVSRKSVKSAHSTRNRYSSQWTLTKCQASTPARTLTSDWRTVGSQHGITVTESDSYSASLSQDTDKGRNSMVSTESASSTYEELARAYEHAKLEEQLQHAKFEITECFISDSSSDQMTTGTTDNADSMTSMSTPSEPGICRFTASPPKPQDSERGKGVAVPIPHRASKSDYCNLPLYVKSEAFFRKPDAHEPCPVVPPREASIRNLARAYHAQARHMTLEPGAKPLGLPPPASAATTLPQRTLPMPGPAGPAPAPAASAAPAPPVAAEPPVAAATTEARVPTHSKVGGSRDSLLEMSTSGVGRSQKQGAGAYSKSYTLV, from the exons AAAATAGGTTTTTTATTACTTCTTATGGAGGTTTGTACATATCGGACGTGCAGAAGGAAGATGCCTTGTCCACCTACAGGTGTATCACCAAGCACAAGTACAGCGGGGAGACGCGGCAGAGCAACGGCGCCCGGCTCTCCGTCTCAG ACCCGGCGGAGTCCATCCCCACGATGTTAGACAGCTTCCAGTCGCGGGAGGTGAAGGCGGGCCGGCTGGTGGAGCTGCCCTGCATCGCCTCGGGTTACCCCAACCCGGCCGTGCGGTGGATCAAGGACGGGCGGCCGCTCCCCGCCGACAGCCGCTGGACCAAGCGCATCACGGGGCTGACCATCAGCGACCTGCGCGTGGAGGACAGCGGCACCTACATCTGCGAGGTGACCAACACCTTCGGCTCCGCAGAGGTCACGGGGACCCTCACGGTCATAG ACCCTCTGCGTGTGACCCTCACACCAAAGAAGCTCAAAACGGGCATCGGCAGCACCGTCATCCTCTCTTGTGCCCTCAGCGGGTCCCCCGAGTACGTCATCCGCTGGTACCGCAACACGGACCTGGTGGCGGTGGATGACTACATCTCCATCCGGGGCATCAGCAACGAGACCCTCCTCATCACGGCCGCCCAGAAGAGCCACTCCGGGGCCTACCAGTGCTTCGCCACCCGCAAGTCCCAGACGGCACAGGACTTCTCCATCATCATGCTGGAGG ATGGGACCCCCCGCATCGTCTCCTCCTTCAGCGAGAAGGTGGTCAACCCCGGGGAGCAGTTCTCCCTGATGTGTGCCGCCAAGGGGGCCCCGCCACCCACCGTCACCTGGGCGCTGGACGACGAGCCCATCCCGCGGGACAGCGGGCACCGCTCCAACCAGTACACCATGTCCGATGGCACCACCGTCAGCCACATGAACGTGACCGGCCCGCAGATCAAGGACGGCGGCGTGTACCGGTGCACCGCGCGGAACTCGGTGGGCAGCGCCGAATACCAAGCGCGAATAAACGTAAGAG GTCCCCCGAGCATCCGCGCCATGAAGAACATAACAGCGGTCGCGGGTAGGGACACTTTCATCAACTGCAGGGTCATCGGGTACCCCTATTACTCCATCAAGTGGTACAAGgactctctgctgctgcccgaTAACCACCGCCAAGTGGTCTTTGAGAACGGCACCCTGAAGCTGATGGATGTCCAGAAAGGCATGGATGAAGGAGAGTATCTGTGCAGCGTGCTgatccagccccagctctccaTCAGCCAGAGCGTCCACGTCACCGTCAAAG TCCCTCCGCTGATCCAGCCCTTCGAGTTCCCGCCAGCCTCCATCGGGCAGCTCCTCTACATCCCCTGCGTGGTCTCCTCTGGGGACATGCCCATCCACATCACCTGGAGGAAGGACGGGCACGTCATCCTCTCTGGCTCTGGGGTCACCATCGAGAGCAAGGAGTTCATGAGCTCCCTGCAGATCTCCAGTGTCTCGCTCAAGCACAACGGGAACTACACCTGCATCGCCAGCAACGACGCTGCCACCGTCAGCCGGGAGCGGCAGCTCATCGTGCGGG TGCCTCCTCGTTTTGTGGTCCAACCCAACAACCAAGATGGCATTTATGGAAAAGCTGGGGTGCTGAACTGCTCTGTTGATGGGTACCCCCCTCCCAAAGTCATGTGGAAGCACGCTAAAG GAAGTGGCAACCCCCAGCAGTACCACCCCATCCCCCTGACGGGCCGCATCCAGATCCTGCCCAACAGCTCCCTGCTCATCCGCCACGTGCTGGAGGAGGACATCGGCTACTACCTCTGCCAGGCCAGCAACGGCGTGGGCACAGACATCAGCAAGTCCATGTTCCTCACCGTCAAGA TCCCGGCCATGATCACCTCCCACCCCAACACCACCATCGCCATCAAGGGCCAGACCAAGGAGCTGAACTGCACGGCGCGGGGCGAGCGGCCCATCATCATCCGCTGGGAGAAGGGGGACACCGTCATCGACCCCGACCGCAACATGCGCTACGCCATCACCACCAAGGACAACGGCGACGAGGTCATCTCCACCCTCAAG CTGAAACCAGCCGACCGCGGGGACTCCGTCTTCTTCTCCTGTCACGCCATCAACTCCTACGGCGAGGACAGAGGCTTGATCCAGCTCACTGTCCAAG AGCCCCCTGACCCGCCGGAGCTGGAGATCCGCGAGGTGAAAGCCCGGAGCATGAATTTGCGATGGACGCAGCGGTTCGATGGCAACAGCATCATCACTGGCTTCGATATCGAGTACAAGAACAAGTCAG ATTCCTGGGATTTTAAGCAGTCTACACGCAACATCTCCCCGACCATCAACCAGGCGAACATCGTGGACCTGCACCCCGCCTCCGTGTACAGCATCCGCATGTACTCCTTCAACAAGATCGGGCGCAGCGAGCCCAGCAAGGAGCTCACCATCAGCACCGAGGAAGCAG CTCCCGATGGCCCTCCCATGGATGTCACCTTGCAGCCGATCACGTCCCAGAGCATCCAGGTCACCTGGAAG GCCCCGAAGAAGGAGCTGCAGAACGGGGTGATCCGTGGCTACCAGATTGGCTACCGGGAGAACAGCCCGGGCAGCAACGGGCAGTACAGCATCGTGGAGATGAAGGCCACGGGGGACAGCGAGGTCTACACGCTGGACAACCTCAAGAAGTTTGCGCAGTACGGGGTGGTGGTGCAGGCGTTCAACCGCGCGGGCACGGGGCCCTCGTCCAGCGAGATCAACGCCACCACGCTGGAGGACG ttcccagccagCCCCCCGAGAACGTGCGAGCCATCTCCATCACCTCGGACGTGGCCGTGATCTCCTGGTCGGAGCCCCCACGCAGCACCCTCAACGGGGTGCTCAAGGGGTACCGCGTCATCTTCTGGTCCCTCTACATGGACGGAG AGTGGGGCGAGATGCAGAATATCACGACCACGCGGGAGCGAGTGGAGCTGCGGGGCATGGAGAAATTCACCAACTACAGCGTGCAGGTGCTGGCCTACACCCAGGCGGGCGACGGCGTCCGCAGCAGCGTGCTCTACATCCAGACCAAGGAGGACA TTCCAGGTCCCCCAGCTGGGATCAAGGCTGTGCCGTCCTCTGCCAGCAGCGTGGTGGTGTCCTGGCTGCCGCCGGCCAAGCCCAACGGCATCATTCGGAAGTACACCATCttctgctccagccccggctCGGGGCAGCCG GCTCCCAGCGAGTACGAGACCAGCCCCGACCAGCTCTTCTACCGCATCGCCCACCTGAACCGGGGGCAGCAGTACCTGCTCTGGGTGGCCGCCGTCACCTCCGCCGGCCGCGGCAACATCAGCGAGAAGGTCACCATCGAGCCCGCGGGCAAAG CCCCCGCCAAGATCATCTCCTTCGGAGGCACCGTCACCACGCCGTGGATGAAGGACGTGAGGCTGCCGTGCAACTCCGTCGGGGAGCCGGTCCCTGCCATCAAGTGGACCAAGGACAG CGAGGACTCTGCCATCCCGGTGACAGTGGACGGGCACCGCCTGATCCAGGCCAACGGGACGCTGGTGCTGCGCTCGGTGAAGGCCGAGGACTCTGGCTACTACACCTGCACTGCCACCAACACCTGGGGCTTCGACACCATCATCATCAACCTGCTGGTGCAAG TGCCCCCAGACCAGCCCCGCCTGACCGTCTCCAAGACCTCGGCATCGTCCATCACGCTGGCCTGGATCCCTGGGGACAACGGGGGCAGCTCCATCCGAG GCTTCGTGCTCCAGTACTCGGTGGACAACAGCGAGGAGTGGAAGGACGTGTTCATCAGCTCCTCCGAGCGCTCCTTCAAGCTGGAGAGCCTCAAGTGTGGCACCTGGTACAAGGTGAAGCTGGCGGCCAAGAACAGCGTCGGCGCCGGCCGCATCAGCGAGATCATCGAGGCCAAGACCCACGGCAGAGGTGAGCCTGGCCTGTGGCGTCCCTGCCCCACCAGAGggtcccctccccaccctcctgaCGGCTCCTCTCCCGCAGAGCCCTCCTTCAGCAAGGACCAGCACCTCTTCACCCACATCAACTCCACGCACGCCAGGCTGaacctgcagggctggagcagcggGGGCTGCCCCATCACGGCCATCGTGCTGGAGTACCGGCCCAAGGGCAACTGGGTGTGGCAGAGCCTGCGCACCAACAGCTCCAGCGAGGTGTTCCTGACCGAGCTGCGGGAGGCCACCTGGTACGAGCTGCGCATGAAGGCCTGCAACAGCGCCGGCTGCGGCAACGAGACCACGCAGTTCGCCACGCTGGACTACGACGGCA GCACCATCCCCCCGATTAAGTCTGCCCAAGGGGAGGGTGATGACGTGAAGAAGCTCTTCACCATCGCCTGCCCCGTGATCCTGGCCACGCTGGGAGTGGCCCTGCTCTTCATCATCCGcaagaagaggaaggagaagcgGCTGAAGAGGCTTCGAG ATGCAAAGAGTTTGGCAGAAATGCTGATCAG CAAGAATAACCGCAGCTTTGACACGCCGGTGAAGGGGCCCCCACAGGGTCCCCGCCTGCACATCGACATCCCGCGGGTGCAGCTCCTCATCGAGGACAAGGAGGGCATCAAGCAGCTGG GGGATGACAAAGCCACGATCCCGGTGACCGACACGGAGTTCAGCCAGGCGGTGAACCCCCAGAGCTTCTGCACGGGCGTCTCTCTGCATCACCCAGCCCTGATCCAGAACACGGGGCCCCTCATCGACATGTCCGACATCCGCCCCGGCACCA ACCCCGTGTCGAGGAAGAGCGTGAAGTCTGCTCACAGCACCCGCAACCGGTACTCCAGCCAGTGGACACTCACCAAGTGCCAGGCGTCCACCCCCGCGCGGACCCTCACCTCGGACTGGCGGACCGTGGGCTCCCAGCACGGCATCACGGTCACCGAGAGTGACAGCTACAGCGCCAGCCTCTCACAGGACACAG ACAAGGGGCGGAACAGCATGGTGTCCACGGAGAGCGCCTCGTCCACCTACGAGGAGCTGGCGCGCGCCTACGAGCACGCcaagctggaggagcagctgcagcacgcCAAGTTCGAGATCACCGAGTGCTTCATCTCCGACAGCTCCTCGGACCAGATGACCACGGGCACCACGGACAACGCCGACAGCATGACCTCCATGAGCACCCCGTCCGAGCCCGGCATCTGCCGCTTCACCGCCTCGCCGCCCAAGCCCCAGGACAGCGAGCGGGGCAAGGGCGTGGCCGTGCCCATCCCACACCGCGCCAGCAAGA GTGACTACTGCAACCTCCCGCTGTACGTCAAGTCGGAGGCCTTCTTCCGCAAGCCCGACGCGCACGAGCCGTGCCCGGTGGTGCCGCCGCGGGAAGCCTCCATCCGCAACCTGGCCCGGGCGTACCACGCACAGGCCCGGCACATGACGCTGGAGCCCGGCGCCAagcccctggggctgcctcCCCCGGCCTCCGCCGCAACCACCTTACCTCAGAGGACTCTCCCCatgcccggcccggccggccccgcgcccgcgcccgccgccagCGCTGCCCCGGCTCCCCCCGTGGCCGCCGAGCCCCCCGTGGCCGCCGCCACCACCGAGGCGCGGGTGCCCACGCACTCCAAAGTGGGGGGCTCCAGGGACTCGCTGCTGGAGATGAGCACGTCGGGGGTAGGCAGGTCTCAAAAACAGGGTGCCGGAGCCTACTCCAAGTCCTACACGCTGGTGTAG